The Petrocella atlantisensis genome has a window encoding:
- a CDS encoding cell division protein FtsX yields the protein MKTYIYNFRYFIKESIDIFRLNLISNIFSLLSTGLIFFVLTLIIAGWNISSSVTEAIKGESEISVYFQEGLTDGQIKEMTKSITNVQGVKSVNLINEEEAYERMERVLGDDAQVLSFFEDNPFDAFLEVGIELSEIDIIVGRLSQMENVDLVRDNKEVLNRLSHMSDVLNLISYLALTAVGITTLVIMSHIIRQGIYHHREQINTLELLGAPKYFIALPFYIEGIGMTLTGGLLSLILSHFVLSEIYTQVSGPLPFIPMPDQGSVMQNLILMIISLSLILGFLGSAFGVSSSKGKN from the coding sequence TTGAAAACTTATATTTACAACTTTCGTTATTTCATCAAAGAATCAATCGACATTTTTCGCTTAAACTTAATATCCAATATCTTCTCCTTATTAAGCACAGGTCTGATTTTTTTTGTTTTGACTTTGATTATTGCAGGGTGGAACATCAGCAGTTCAGTTACGGAAGCCATCAAAGGTGAATCAGAAATCAGTGTTTACTTTCAAGAAGGTCTGACAGATGGGCAAATTAAAGAAATGACCAAATCCATCACCAATGTGCAAGGTGTGAAATCGGTCAATCTGATTAATGAGGAAGAGGCTTATGAGCGCATGGAAAGAGTATTAGGCGATGATGCTCAGGTACTGTCTTTTTTTGAAGATAACCCTTTTGACGCTTTTTTGGAAGTGGGCATAGAACTTAGTGAAATCGATATAATAGTAGGACGACTCAGTCAAATGGAGAATGTTGATTTGGTTAGGGACAATAAAGAAGTGTTGAATCGACTTAGTCATATGTCAGATGTTCTTAATTTGATTAGTTATTTAGCATTAACGGCAGTGGGCATTACAACTTTGGTGATTATGTCTCATATCATTAGGCAAGGCATCTACCATCATAGAGAACAAATCAATACCCTTGAACTTTTGGGCGCACCCAAATATTTCATTGCACTTCCATTTTATATAGAAGGTATTGGTATGACACTTACAGGTGGGTTATTGTCACTCATATTAAGCCATTTTGTATTAAGTGAGATTTATACACAAGTTTCAGGTCCATTACCATTTATACCCATGCCGGATCAAGGTAGTGTTATGCAAAATCTAATCTTGATGATTATAAGTTTAAGTTTGATTTTGGGTTTCTTAGGCAGTGCTTTTGGCGTCAGTTCTTCAAAAGGAAAGAATTAA
- a CDS encoding cell division ATP-binding protein FtsE gives MIEAHDLELIYSDGTVAVKPFDIKVGAGELVYITGASGSGKTSLLKLLIGSEYPTGGTLNILGEEIKRGNTKSINKMRHKIGPIFQEFRLIKGKTAMDNVKLGMRFIGMTPSQIEEEAQSVLIKVGLKEKLNIKVDYLSWGECQRVAIARAVARKPALILADEPTGNLDRDNAIKMLELLASFRTQDTAVIMTTHATHLIEGHAHATYIHMNRGSVNIERQGKSH, from the coding sequence ATGATAGAGGCACATGATTTAGAGTTGATTTATAGTGATGGCACAGTAGCCGTTAAGCCCTTTGATATAAAAGTTGGTGCAGGGGAATTGGTTTATATTACCGGTGCTAGCGGATCAGGTAAAACAAGTCTGCTTAAATTGCTCATTGGAAGCGAGTATCCGACAGGTGGCACATTAAATATACTTGGAGAAGAGATTAAAAGGGGTAACACCAAAAGCATCAATAAGATGCGTCACAAGATTGGTCCGATTTTTCAAGAATTTAGATTAATCAAAGGAAAAACCGCCATGGACAATGTTAAATTGGGGATGCGGTTTATCGGCATGACACCAAGTCAAATAGAAGAAGAAGCACAATCTGTACTCATCAAGGTAGGACTTAAGGAAAAGTTAAACATTAAAGTAGACTACCTTTCTTGGGGAGAATGTCAACGGGTAGCCATTGCAAGAGCAGTCGCTAGAAAACCTGCACTTATCTTGGCAGATGAGCCTACCGGTAATTTGGATCGGGATAACGCTATTAAGATGTTAGAGCTTTTAGCATCCTTCAGAACGCAAGATACAGCGGTTATTATGACCACCCATGCAACTCATTTAATAGAAGGACATGCTCATGCCACCTACATTCATATGAATCGAGGCAGCGTGAATATTGAAAGGCAAGGCAAATCCCATTGA